In uncultured Cohaesibacter sp., a genomic segment contains:
- a CDS encoding protein phosphatase CheZ, giving the protein MAAEVKQLSADKIAQLVAFLEQSKGEEISLNDIMSLAEVMAGSLDSYLQAFDKSLYQEFTAIAHEISSMKSEIAALRPSQMRHDAIPDAGRELDAVVEATENATNIIMTSAEDIMGADPSDADAYQALVNDKVIEIFEACSFQDITGQRISKVVHALNVIDKRVTTFIERMKMQDIEDAVHEESEEDRRKRELILHGPQHAGEGVQQDEVDAMLADLDFSNKKLNEGKKSDEEKGSNQDDIDALFG; this is encoded by the coding sequence ATGGCAGCAGAAGTAAAACAACTCAGTGCAGACAAAATAGCACAACTGGTTGCTTTTCTTGAACAGAGCAAGGGAGAAGAAATCTCTCTGAATGATATCATGTCTCTGGCAGAGGTCATGGCCGGTAGCCTTGATTCCTATCTTCAGGCATTTGACAAATCGCTCTATCAGGAATTCACGGCCATTGCCCACGAAATTTCCTCCATGAAAAGCGAGATTGCAGCGCTGCGCCCATCACAGATGCGCCACGACGCCATCCCTGATGCCGGACGGGAGCTGGACGCGGTTGTTGAAGCCACGGAAAATGCAACCAATATCATCATGACCTCCGCCGAGGACATCATGGGCGCTGACCCCAGCGACGCCGATGCCTATCAGGCTTTGGTCAATGACAAGGTTATCGAGATTTTTGAGGCCTGCTCCTTTCAGGACATCACCGGCCAGCGTATTTCCAAGGTCGTGCATGCTCTCAACGTGATTGACAAGCGTGTAACCACCTTTATCGAACGCATGAAAATGCAGGATATCGAGGATGCCGTGCATGAGGAGAGCGAGGAAGATCGCCGCAAGCGCGAGTTGATCCTTCATGGCCCACAGCATGCTGGCGAAGGTGTCCAGCAGGATGAAGTTGATGCCATGCTCGCCGATCTTGATTTCAGCAACAAGAAGCTGAATGAGG